The following are from one region of the Deinococcus roseus genome:
- a CDS encoding ATP-binding protein, which translates to MKTTYLFRPRSKMVSQTTMGKQLLTEEVVPPARKKRLNVSQRFFVMQLLLFSVLTGILGSIQALTTVQRTRAEYGERALVISQMVANVPTVIDYLNRPEERIAINPLMNDLREQVHADFLVVGSRLGIRYAHPFPEEISKHILSGDSKDDVLAETHPIVTGEGSLQNFIWGKASVHDQDGFVIGMVSTGFLLPTVQTVAWRVVGAILPWYGLSVVFALISSMWVSRRIRREMFNLEPEQIAGLVHQHRLVLGALNEGVLVLGPQGQVLLANGRAAGLLQLHTQIGPMLEWWPEWQDLDAQRNGDFEGVSLNFAGRPLLVSRFQLPDDQAVVVIRDREEAMNLAEELTQVRQYATMLRAQTHEFMNRLHTIGGLIQLERPELALEVVQGEVKQHQQIREIIQDIEIPQVAALLIGKHERARELGLPFEIDPLSHLQADWDRTTRDMLVLTLGNLIENAFEAALEHDRAAVRVQIAEDPEGLQLEVQDQAGGIPEDVLQRIFEQGFSSKGENRGYGLHLVQQQLKLVQGTIEYFFQDHKSIFRVSIPRREAPHD; encoded by the coding sequence ATGAAGACCACATACCTGTTCCGCCCGAGGTCCAAAATGGTTTCGCAGACCACCATGGGAAAACAACTGCTCACCGAAGAAGTGGTGCCCCCGGCCCGCAAGAAACGCCTGAACGTTTCCCAGCGGTTTTTTGTGATGCAGTTGCTTTTGTTTTCGGTGCTGACCGGGATTCTGGGCAGCATTCAGGCCCTCACCACCGTGCAGCGCACCCGTGCAGAGTACGGCGAACGTGCCCTGGTGATCTCCCAGATGGTGGCAAACGTGCCCACCGTGATCGATTACCTGAACCGCCCGGAAGAACGCATCGCCATCAACCCCCTGATGAACGACCTCCGGGAGCAGGTGCATGCGGATTTTCTGGTGGTGGGGAGCCGCCTGGGCATCCGTTACGCCCACCCTTTCCCGGAGGAAATCAGCAAACACATCCTCTCTGGAGACAGCAAAGACGATGTGCTGGCCGAGACCCACCCGATTGTCACCGGAGAGGGCAGCCTGCAGAATTTCATCTGGGGGAAAGCCTCTGTGCACGATCAGGATGGTTTTGTGATTGGGATGGTGTCCACCGGGTTTCTGCTGCCCACCGTGCAGACGGTGGCGTGGCGGGTGGTGGGGGCCATTTTGCCCTGGTACGGCCTGAGTGTGGTTTTTGCCCTGATCAGCAGCATGTGGGTCAGCCGCAGGATCCGCCGGGAGATGTTCAACCTGGAACCCGAACAGATTGCCGGTCTGGTGCACCAGCATCGCCTGGTGCTGGGTGCCCTCAATGAAGGGGTGCTGGTGCTGGGACCGCAGGGACAGGTGCTCCTGGCCAATGGACGTGCAGCAGGACTGCTGCAACTGCACACCCAGATCGGACCCATGCTGGAATGGTGGCCCGAATGGCAGGACCTCGACGCGCAACGCAATGGAGATTTTGAGGGGGTCAGCCTGAATTTTGCAGGTCGTCCTTTGCTGGTCAGCCGCTTTCAGTTGCCAGACGATCAGGCGGTGGTGGTGATCCGGGACCGCGAGGAAGCCATGAACCTCGCGGAGGAACTCACCCAGGTCAGGCAGTACGCCACCATGCTGCGGGCCCAGACCCACGAATTCATGAACCGCCTGCACACCATCGGGGGCCTGATCCAGCTGGAGCGCCCCGAACTGGCTCTGGAGGTGGTGCAGGGGGAGGTCAAGCAACACCAGCAGATCCGGGAGATCATCCAGGACATCGAAATCCCCCAGGTGGCAGCACTTCTGATTGGCAAGCATGAACGGGCCAGGGAACTGGGCCTCCCCTTTGAAATTGATCCGCTGTCCCACCTGCAGGCAGATTGGGACCGCACCACCCGCGATATGCTGGTGCTGACCCTGGGAAACCTGATCGAAAATGCCTTCGAGGCTGCACTGGAGCATGACCGGGCCGCAGTGCGCGTGCAAATTGCCGAAGACCCGGAAGGTTTGCAACTGGAAGTGCAGGACCAGGCTGGAGGCATCCCAGAAGACGTGCTGCAAAGAATTTTTGAGCAGGGCTTCTCCAGCAAAGGTGAAAACCGGGGGTATGGGCTGCATCTGGTGCAGCAGCAACTCAAACTGGTGCAGGGCACCATCGAATACTTTTTTCAGGACCACAAAAGCATTTTCCGGGTGAGCATCCCCCGACGTGAGGCCCCCCATGACTGA
- a CDS encoding alpha/beta hydrolase, with protein MTLFKSLFVFIAASSVAQAAPILTPAPCNLQFSASYQEGQDFSCHQLSVPVRHQDPTKGSYKLHVLRIKSPFQSPGIPTVMLNGGPGDTLEWFFQSWIQPNLYNPAAKSEWMGAFLKQGDVILYDQRGSGKSEPQTSCQNTPSVEDCIKAVQQKGVDVTTLTTLESAEDLQDLKLALGGKINLYGLSYGTYLAQKHLKYHPDGVQKVVLQGVMDATQFEDVDQGAYIEHIIGLCEESPVCAKWYPTLKVDYAALLDQAAQKPVVVRLGGQDLTIDQKALKFLIFVNGYDRAQSIPKVIDQLAVGDFAKLVQEKGIYLTAQNPFGSVMAQMMGGHMYCAAHPQATPCTDTSQPFQPDPADYNAPLKTDLPVLLLSGQLDPRTPPSQAEQVRPGLKNHLHVVLPAGGHGSYGNPQEFQCTLQILSGFLESGTAVNQDCLQSLPPLVFASPF; from the coding sequence ATGACATTGTTCAAATCACTGTTTGTGTTCATCGCCGCCAGCAGCGTTGCACAGGCGGCTCCAATCCTGACCCCTGCCCCTTGCAACCTGCAATTCAGCGCTTCCTATCAGGAAGGTCAGGATTTCAGCTGTCATCAGCTGTCTGTACCGGTCCGGCATCAGGACCCCACAAAAGGCAGCTACAAGCTGCATGTGCTGCGCATCAAAAGCCCTTTTCAGTCTCCGGGCATCCCCACCGTCATGCTCAATGGCGGGCCGGGAGACACCCTGGAATGGTTTTTTCAGTCGTGGATTCAGCCCAACCTCTACAACCCGGCAGCAAAATCCGAGTGGATGGGTGCCTTTCTGAAACAGGGCGATGTGATCCTCTATGACCAGCGCGGATCAGGCAAAAGTGAACCCCAGACCTCCTGCCAGAACACCCCCAGCGTGGAGGATTGCATCAAAGCCGTGCAGCAAAAAGGCGTGGATGTCACCACCCTGACCACCCTGGAAAGTGCCGAAGACCTGCAGGACCTCAAGCTTGCTCTGGGCGGCAAAATCAACCTGTATGGGCTTTCTTATGGCACCTACCTGGCCCAGAAACACCTGAAGTACCATCCCGATGGTGTCCAGAAAGTGGTGTTGCAGGGCGTGATGGACGCCACGCAGTTTGAGGATGTGGATCAGGGGGCTTACATCGAGCACATCATTGGGTTGTGCGAGGAGTCCCCTGTTTGCGCCAAATGGTACCCCACCCTGAAAGTGGATTACGCTGCCCTGCTGGATCAGGCGGCCCAGAAGCCTGTGGTGGTGCGCCTGGGAGGGCAGGACCTCACCATTGACCAGAAGGCCCTGAAGTTCCTGATTTTCGTGAATGGATATGACCGGGCGCAGTCCATTCCAAAGGTCATTGATCAACTGGCGGTGGGGGATTTTGCAAAACTGGTGCAGGAAAAAGGCATTTATTTGACGGCACAGAACCCGTTTGGTTCGGTGATGGCCCAGATGATGGGGGGGCACATGTATTGCGCTGCGCATCCTCAGGCCACGCCCTGCACGGACACCAGTCAGCCTTTCCAGCCTGATCCAGCAGATTACAATGCGCCGCTCAAGACGGACCTTCCAGTGCTTTTGCTGTCCGGACAACTGGATCCCCGCACCCCCCCCAGCCAGGCAGAGCAGGTGCGCCCGGGTTTGAAGAACCACCTGCATGTGGTGCTGCCTGCTGGGGGGCATGGCAGTTACGGCAACCCCCAGGAATTCCAGTGCACCTTGCAGATCCTCTCTGGGTTTCTGGAATCTGGAACTGCTGTGAATCAGGATTGCCTGCAAAGTTTGCCGCCTCTGGTGTTCGCCTCTCCCTTTTGA
- a CDS encoding response regulator, protein MTEIPVLLIEDDPWVAEVNRQMIESLPPFRVVGVADTLQEARRLTPSLRPKLMVVDVYLPDGSGLEWVHQLRTEGNVLDIIMITAANDLASIQMALRDGVLDYLIKPFEKSRLHDALGRYLSRQNMYAGSSTFTQSRLDRLLRHDPQVHLPKGIEQVTLEQIQNLLGNSAKSLTAEEIGGQLGISRVTAWRYLEYLVEREWAAVEALYKGSGRPQKSYRRQA, encoded by the coding sequence ATGACTGAGATTCCCGTGCTGCTGATCGAAGACGACCCCTGGGTGGCAGAGGTCAACCGACAGATGATCGAAAGCCTGCCCCCTTTCCGGGTGGTGGGCGTGGCAGACACCCTGCAGGAAGCCCGCCGCCTCACCCCCTCCCTGCGCCCAAAACTCATGGTCGTAGACGTGTACCTTCCAGACGGTTCTGGTCTGGAATGGGTGCACCAGCTCCGCACCGAGGGAAACGTGCTGGACATCATCATGATCACTGCAGCCAACGATCTGGCCAGCATCCAGATGGCCCTCAGGGATGGGGTGCTGGACTACCTGATCAAACCTTTCGAGAAAAGCCGCCTGCACGATGCGCTGGGCCGCTACCTCTCCAGACAGAACATGTACGCCGGAAGCAGCACCTTCACCCAGTCCAGATTGGACCGCCTGCTCAGGCACGACCCCCAGGTGCATTTGCCCAAAGGCATTGAGCAGGTGACGCTGGAGCAGATCCAGAACCTGCTGGGCAACTCGGCAAAGTCCCTCACGGCAGAGGAAATTGGCGGGCAGCTGGGCATCAGTCGGGTTACGGCGTGGCGGTATCTGGAGTATCTGGTGGAACGGGAATGGGCGGCTGTGGAAGCCCTCTACAAGGGCAGTGGCAGGCCCCAGAAGAGTTACCGCAGACAGGCGTAG
- a CDS encoding carbohydrate ABC transporter permease, producing MAVKSVPYQQAPSRRRSQRQVLLQHVVLSLAVFVVAFPLIFAVIKATQDSSQVVSANLIPGSSFFSNLKDAWQAAHLGTYMRNSFIVAITVTVGKTLLSMMAALAFVYFRFPFKTPLFALVLFSLMLPAELKIVALFDLVSDLNWVNTYQAIIVPFLASATGTFLFRQHFMNIPRSMAEAAQIDGASPWQFLWMILIPMSLNTIGALGVIQFVYVWDQYLWPLVIIRDVDHQVVQVGLRSLLGSADGTNWGSVMAGTIVSLLPPLVMFTLLQEQFSRGIALSQEK from the coding sequence ATGGCGGTTAAGAGCGTTCCCTACCAGCAGGCCCCTTCCAGAAGGCGCAGCCAGCGTCAGGTGCTGCTGCAACATGTTGTTCTTTCGCTGGCGGTTTTTGTGGTGGCGTTTCCCCTGATTTTTGCGGTGATCAAGGCCACCCAGGACAGCAGTCAGGTGGTCAGTGCAAACCTGATTCCCGGCAGCTCTTTCTTTTCAAATCTGAAAGATGCGTGGCAGGCCGCCCACCTCGGGACCTACATGCGCAACTCCTTCATCGTGGCCATCACCGTGACCGTAGGCAAAACGCTGCTCTCCATGATGGCTGCACTGGCCTTCGTGTACTTCCGTTTTCCCTTTAAAACCCCCCTCTTTGCGCTGGTGCTGTTCAGCCTGATGCTGCCTGCAGAACTGAAAATTGTGGCCCTCTTTGATCTGGTGAGTGACCTGAACTGGGTCAACACCTACCAGGCCATCATCGTGCCGTTTCTGGCCTCTGCAACGGGCACTTTCCTGTTCCGGCAGCACTTCATGAACATCCCCCGCAGCATGGCCGAGGCTGCACAGATCGACGGGGCAAGCCCCTGGCAGTTCCTGTGGATGATCCTGATCCCCATGAGTTTAAACACCATTGGTGCGCTGGGTGTGATCCAGTTCGTGTACGTGTGGGACCAGTATTTGTGGCCCCTGGTGATCATCCGCGATGTGGACCATCAGGTGGTGCAGGTGGGTTTGCGCTCGCTGCTGGGCAGTGCAGACGGCACCAACTGGGGTTCGGTGATGGCCGGGACCATCGTGAGCCTGCTGCCCCCTCTGGTGATGTTCACCCTGCTGCAAGAGCAGTTCAGCAGAGGGATTGCCCTCAGCCAGGAGAAGTGA
- a CDS encoding ABC transporter substrate-binding protein, whose translation MKHALVLTCALLTMASAQQIQVEFWHTYGDSKRGGWIQQKVEEFNKQHPNIKVTAQAKGNYESAFQAAILAARQGKPPALVQLSEAGSQLAIDSGIFQPISSIGKVNYSDYIKPVINYYTVQGKIYSLPFNSSSPVLYVNKTLAEKAGIKLGSLPDTFGKISAACKKIKAAGIEAKCITFQVDSWLMEQWVAEQGETFVNNDNGRRGRATESNLTSEALKKALRWMKTLNDDGMYTYTGKFEDAEGSQAIFVNQKAVFLIASTSRIGNITTDSKKNGFNVAVGQYPIPDGTTRNGVVISGGSLWVTQEIPDTVAEAAREFALFLTSTGNMVDWHKLTGYYPVRNSSVQSLKKEGWLEKGAPQAVAFNQLLRTKVNSATAGALFGSFYEVRKEVEETLQRILQGSDIDKSLSDLKQRADRIIKDYNANF comes from the coding sequence ATGAAACACGCACTGGTGCTCACCTGTGCCTTGCTGACCATGGCAAGCGCCCAGCAGATCCAGGTGGAATTCTGGCACACCTACGGGGATTCCAAACGGGGCGGCTGGATCCAGCAAAAAGTGGAGGAGTTCAACAAGCAGCACCCCAACATCAAGGTCACCGCCCAGGCCAAAGGCAATTATGAAAGTGCCTTCCAGGCCGCCATTCTTGCCGCCAGACAGGGAAAACCCCCGGCCCTGGTGCAGCTCAGCGAGGCGGGCAGCCAGCTTGCCATCGACAGCGGGATTTTCCAGCCAATCAGCAGCATTGGCAAGGTCAATTACTCGGATTACATCAAGCCCGTGATCAACTACTACACCGTGCAGGGCAAGATTTACAGCCTGCCGTTCAATTCCTCCTCTCCGGTGCTGTACGTCAACAAAACCCTGGCAGAGAAAGCCGGAATCAAACTGGGCAGCCTGCCCGACACCTTTGGCAAGATTTCAGCCGCCTGCAAGAAAATCAAGGCTGCAGGCATCGAGGCCAAATGCATCACCTTCCAGGTGGACTCCTGGCTGATGGAGCAGTGGGTTGCAGAGCAGGGAGAGACCTTCGTCAACAACGACAACGGACGGAGGGGCCGCGCCACCGAATCCAACCTGACCAGCGAAGCCCTCAAGAAAGCCCTGCGCTGGATGAAAACGCTCAACGATGACGGCATGTACACCTACACCGGAAAATTCGAGGATGCAGAGGGATCCCAGGCCATCTTTGTGAACCAGAAAGCGGTTTTCCTGATTGCTTCGACCTCCAGAATTGGCAACATCACCACCGACAGCAAGAAAAACGGCTTCAATGTGGCGGTCGGGCAGTATCCCATTCCAGACGGCACCACCCGCAATGGTGTGGTGATCAGCGGAGGAAGCCTGTGGGTCACCCAGGAAATACCGGACACTGTGGCTGAAGCCGCCCGTGAATTCGCCCTTTTCCTCACCAGCACGGGCAACATGGTGGACTGGCACAAACTGACCGGCTATTACCCGGTGCGCAACAGCAGCGTGCAGAGCCTCAAAAAAGAAGGCTGGCTGGAAAAAGGCGCTCCACAGGCCGTGGCCTTCAACCAGCTTCTCAGAACAAAAGTCAATTCCGCCACCGCCGGCGCACTGTTTGGCAGTTTCTACGAGGTGCGCAAAGAAGTCGAGGAGACCCTGCAGCGCATCCTGCAAGGCTCTGACATCGACAAATCCTTATCGGACCTGAAGCAGAGGGCAGACCGCATCATCAAAGACTACAACGCCAACTTCTGA
- a CDS encoding carbohydrate ABC transporter permease — translation MHADNSVFRGRLAPYLLVFPSLILLLVFLYYPAIRTLMLSLYQSNVVLGTQKYVGMQNFLRTLSEPSYLQAFWQTALFAGLVVFIGIFLSLLLSLMASNIPSGGRFYRLMLIFPYALSPAIAGTLWLFLFNPEIGTVNSVLYSLFGIKPRWLDDPNLAFFLVVAAAVWKNLGYNIAFYLAAIQNLPREVVEAARIDGVNSFQMFWKITVPMLSPITFFLVFANLIYALFDSFGLVDILTRGGPIHGDTGVTTFLIYKLYREGFENFQTGMAATQAILMLVIVGVLTTIQFRVGRKQVHYGG, via the coding sequence ATGCATGCTGACAACTCGGTGTTCAGGGGCCGTCTGGCCCCTTACCTGCTGGTTTTTCCTTCGCTGATCCTGCTGCTGGTGTTCCTGTATTACCCTGCCATCCGCACCCTGATGCTCAGCCTGTACCAGAGCAACGTGGTGCTGGGCACCCAGAAATACGTGGGGATGCAGAATTTTCTGAGAACCCTCTCTGAACCTTCTTACCTGCAGGCGTTCTGGCAGACCGCGCTTTTTGCCGGTCTGGTGGTGTTCATCGGGATTTTCCTGAGTTTGCTGCTTTCTCTGATGGCCAGCAACATCCCTTCTGGGGGCCGCTTTTACCGCCTGATGCTGATTTTCCCTTACGCCCTCTCGCCTGCGATTGCCGGGACCCTGTGGCTTTTCCTCTTCAACCCCGAGATCGGCACCGTCAACAGCGTCTTGTACAGCCTCTTTGGCATCAAACCCCGCTGGCTCGATGACCCGAATCTGGCTTTCTTTCTGGTGGTGGCCGCTGCAGTGTGGAAAAACCTGGGGTACAACATCGCGTTCTACCTTGCCGCCATCCAGAACCTGCCCCGCGAGGTGGTGGAAGCCGCCCGCATCGACGGGGTGAACAGTTTCCAGATGTTCTGGAAAATCACCGTTCCCATGCTCAGTCCCATCACCTTCTTTCTGGTGTTCGCCAACCTGATCTACGCCCTCTTTGACAGCTTCGGACTGGTGGACATCCTCACCAGAGGCGGCCCCATTCATGGCGACACGGGCGTGACCACCTTCCTGATCTACAAACTGTACCGCGAGGGTTTCGAGAACTTCCAGACCGGAATGGCGGCAACCCAGGCCATCCTGATGCTGGTCATTGTGGGGGTCCTCACCACCATTCAATTCCGGGTGGGCAGAAAGCAGGTGCATTATGGCGGTTAA
- the trxA gene encoding thioredoxin yields MPTRELTYSTFQEAIASDGIVLVDFWASWCGPCRTFAPVFEAASNEHQDIVFAKVDTEANPELSQAARIMSIPTLMVFRDGILLFNQAGALPAHALRDLIGQVRALDMAEVRQKVAEAQGSQPQT; encoded by the coding sequence ATGCCGACCCGTGAACTCACCTATTCGACCTTTCAGGAGGCCATTGCCTCAGACGGCATTGTGCTGGTGGATTTCTGGGCTTCCTGGTGCGGACCCTGCCGCACATTTGCCCCCGTCTTTGAAGCAGCCTCCAATGAACACCAGGACATCGTGTTTGCGAAGGTGGACACCGAGGCCAACCCGGAGCTTTCTCAGGCCGCGCGGATCATGTCGATTCCGACCTTGATGGTGTTTCGGGATGGGATTTTGCTGTTCAATCAGGCAGGTGCGTTGCCTGCACATGCCTTGCGGGATTTGATTGGTCAGGTGCGGGCGCTCGACATGGCAGAAGTGCGCCAGAAAGTTGCGGAAGCCCAGGGCTCCCAGCCTCAGACGTAA
- a CDS encoding MgtC/SapB family protein, which translates to MHVALLDFSLRLLLAVLLGTLIGLERQRRGSLAGLRTNALVSVSSAMFVVIASLEPGTLDHTRIAAQVVSGVGFLGAGAILREGLSVRGLNTAATLWSSAAVGCLSGLGFVLEASIGAGVVFLAHPLLRRLETLLEGLSIRKERFTESRLELDCQLQDESWVRRTLLQELEDSGSELKSVQVQRSAETVHFVLDLRHPLSIQPLGQLMHRMALDGSVQRLSCQTPVTAAGVT; encoded by the coding sequence ATGCATGTGGCCCTGCTGGATTTCTCGTTGCGCCTCTTGCTGGCGGTGTTGCTGGGCACATTGATCGGACTGGAACGGCAACGGCGGGGAAGTCTGGCCGGGCTGCGCACCAACGCCCTGGTTTCGGTGTCCTCTGCGATGTTTGTGGTGATTGCCTCACTGGAACCCGGAACCCTGGACCACACCCGCATTGCCGCCCAGGTGGTGTCTGGGGTGGGTTTTCTGGGTGCAGGAGCGATTTTGCGGGAGGGCCTGAGTGTGCGAGGGCTCAACACTGCGGCAACCCTCTGGAGCAGTGCAGCGGTGGGATGCCTTTCAGGTCTGGGCTTCGTGCTGGAAGCGTCCATCGGGGCCGGGGTGGTGTTTCTGGCCCACCCCCTCCTGCGCAGGCTGGAAACCCTGCTGGAGGGGCTGAGCATCCGCAAGGAGCGCTTCACGGAATCCCGACTGGAACTGGACTGCCAGTTGCAGGATGAAAGCTGGGTCCGGCGCACCCTGCTGCAGGAGCTCGAAGACAGCGGCAGCGAACTGAAAAGCGTGCAGGTCCAGCGCAGCGCAGAAACCGTGCATTTTGTGCTGGACCTCAGGCACCCCCTGAGCATCCAGCCCCTGGGACAGCTGATGCACCGCATGGCTTTAGATGGCAGCGTGCAGCGCCTGTCCTGTCAGACTCCGGTCACAGCAGCGGGCGTAACATGA
- a CDS encoding SMP-30/gluconolactonase/LRE family protein: MKTLFFWTALTFAGLSAAWAAPLEILGFETPESVLYDAQADIYLVSNINGNPTSKDNNGFISQVSPDGQILSSRWIAGGTNGVTLHAPKGTAIVGDLLYVADIDTVRLFDRKTGQFLRDVVIQESSFLNDLVADAQGNVYVSDSGLRSDFSPSGTDAICKIAPDDQVTVLASGKSLAQPNGLLVQQDGTLLVAPMASNELYRVGENGREEGSFVRLPGGDLDGLVQVGSGYLVSSWATHSILQVSGTGEVTVLLGSLSSPADIGHDQKRNRLLIPLVEENSVVLLDL, encoded by the coding sequence ATGAAAACCCTGTTTTTTTGGACTGCCCTCACCTTTGCTGGTCTGTCTGCAGCCTGGGCTGCCCCTCTGGAAATTCTGGGTTTTGAGACCCCGGAGTCCGTGCTGTATGATGCCCAGGCCGACATTTATCTGGTTTCAAACATCAACGGAAACCCCACATCCAAAGACAACAATGGTTTCATTTCCCAGGTCTCTCCCGATGGGCAGATCCTGAGCTCCCGCTGGATTGCAGGGGGCACAAATGGTGTGACCCTCCATGCTCCCAAAGGCACTGCGATTGTGGGGGACCTTCTGTATGTGGCAGACATCGACACCGTGCGCCTGTTTGACCGCAAAACCGGGCAATTCTTGCGGGATGTGGTCATCCAGGAAAGCTCATTCCTCAATGACCTGGTTGCAGATGCGCAGGGCAACGTTTATGTTTCAGACAGCGGTCTGCGCTCTGACTTTTCTCCATCCGGCACCGATGCCATTTGTAAAATCGCCCCGGACGATCAGGTGACAGTGCTGGCCAGCGGCAAAAGTCTGGCCCAGCCCAACGGTTTGCTGGTGCAGCAGGACGGCACCCTGCTGGTGGCCCCCATGGCATCGAACGAACTGTACCGGGTGGGGGAGAATGGCAGAGAAGAAGGCAGCTTTGTGCGGCTTCCCGGCGGTGACCTGGATGGCCTTGTGCAGGTGGGCAGCGGCTACCTGGTGTCCAGCTGGGCCACCCACTCGATCCTTCAGGTGTCTGGTACAGGGGAGGTCACGGTGCTGCTGGGAAGCCTTTCTTCTCCGGCAGACATCGGTCATGACCAGAAGCGCAACAGGCTGCTGATTCCCCTGGTGGAGGAAAACAGTGTGGTGCTGCTGGATTTGTGA